One Nocardioides dongkuii genomic window, GTCGCGCACCCTCGCGACCGCGCCGGTGCGCAGCGCGATCTCGCGCGCGATCACCGTGAGCAGGTAGGTCACCACGGCGGCGACGAGGAAGACCAGGACGTACTCGCGCACTCCGGCTAGCCCTCGTCCGTGAGCATCGCCCCGAGCGGCTCGAGCACGGCGTTCAGGGTCGCGAGGTCGAGGGCGCCGCGCCGCAGGACCCGGCCCTGGGTGCCGGTGCAGTCCACGATCGTGGAGGCCTCGCCCCCCGGGGACTCCCCCGCGTCGACGACGACCGCGACCGCCTCGCCGAGCATCTCCTCGGCCTGGTCGGCGTCGGTGGCGGCGGGCATGCCGGTGCGGTTGGCCGAGCTGACGGCGAGCGGGCCGGTGCGCTCGAGGACCTCCAGCGCCACCGGGTGGTCGGGCATCCGGACGGCGACGGTGCCGCGGGTGTCGCCGAGGTCCCACTGCAGGGAGGTCTGCTGGTGGCACACCAGCGTCAGGGGCCCCGGCCAGAACTCCTCCACCAGCGCCCGGGCGTAGTCCGGGACCCGCGTCGCCAGCGCGTCGAGCGTCGTCGCCGAGCTGACCAGCACGGGCGGGGGCATCTCGCGGCCCCGGCCCTTCGCGGTGAGCAGCGCGCGGACCGCGGCGGGGTCGAAGGCGTCGGCCCCCACGCCGTACACGGTGTCGGTGGGGAGCACCACGAGCTCGCCGCGCTGGACGGCCAGGCTGGCGGCCTCGACCGCGGCCTCCCGCTCGTCGTCGGAGGCGGTGGAGTAGCGCTCGGTCACGGGATCATCGTGCCAGTCGCGCCGTCAGGAAGCGCGGGCGACCGGCCAGGTCGGGGTGGTCGCGCACGTCGCGCCAGCGTCCGGTGCCGCTGAAGACCGCCGGCGCCGACTCGCCCTGGAGGTCGGCGTGCTCGGCGCCCACCACTCCCCCGCCGCGCAGCAGCAGGGCCGCGCGCCGCTCCAGCACCCGCATCGCCTCGAGGCCGTCGTCGCCGGAGAACAGCGCCAGGTGGGGGTCGTGGTCGCGCGCCTCGGCCGCGACCGACTCCCACGCGTCCAGGGGGATGTACGGCGGGTTGCAGACGACCACGTCGACGGTGCCGGCGAGGTCCTCGAACGCGTCCGCGAGGTCGCCGAGGCGCAGGTCGACGCCGGTGCCGGCGAGGTTGCGCTCGGCCCAGGCGTGCGCGGCGGGATCCAGCTCGACGGCGTGCACCCGCGCGCCGGGCACCTCGGTCGCCACCGCGCGGGCGATCGCCCCCGACCCGGTGCACAGGTCGACGACGACGGCCTCGTCGTGCTCGCGGGCGCGGTCGACCGCCCACCCGGCGAGCAGCTCGGTCTCGGGCCGCGGCACGAACACGCCGGGACCCACCTGGAGCTCGGTGTGCCGGAAGTACGCCACCCCGGTGAGGTGCTGCAGCGGCTCGCGCTTCGCGCGGCGCGCGACCAGCGCGTCGTACTCCTCCACGGCGCTGGGGGCGACCTGCTCGACGAGGAAGAGCCGGGAGCGCTCGGTGCCCAGGACGTGGGCGAGCAGCGCGCCGGCGTCGTGCTCGGGGCTCGGGACCTCCGCCGCCCGGAGGCACTCGACCGCCGAGCGGAGCAGGTCGCGGGCCGTGCGCCGCTCCCTCACTGCTCGAGCGCCTCGAGGCGGGCCTCGAGGTCGGCCCGCACGCAGGACGCCAGCACCGGCTGGAGGTCGCCGTCCAGGACCTGGTCGAGGTTGTAGGCCTTGTAGCCGGTGCGGTGGTCGGAGATCCGGTTCTCGGCGAAGTTGTAGGTGCGGATCCGCTCGGACCGGTCGACGGTGCGGACCTGGCTGCGGCGTACGTCGCTCGCCTCGGCGTCGGCGGCCTCCTGGGCGGCGGCGAGCAGCCGGGCACGCAGGATGCGCATCGCCTGCTCCTTGTTCTGCAGCTGGCTCTTCTCGTTCTGGCAGCTGGCCACGATGCCGGTGGGGACGTGGGTGATCCGGACGGCCGAGTCGGTGGTGTTCACGCTCTGGCCGCCGGGCCCGCTGCTGCGGTAGACGTCGATGCGCAGGTCGTTGTCGTTGATCTCGACGTCGACCTGCTCGGCCTCGGGCAGCACCAGGACGCCGGCGGCGCTGGTGTGCACCCGGCCCTGCGACTCGGTGACCGGCACCCGCTGGACCCGGTGCACGCCGGCCTCGAACTTCAGCAGCGCGTACGGCGCCTCGCCGGGCTCGGACGCGCCGCGGGCCTTGACCGCCACCGTCACCGACTTGTAGCCGCCGAGGTCGGACTCGGTGGCGTCGAGCACCTCGGTGCGCCAGCCCCGCGACTCGGCGTACCGGGTGTACATGCGCAGCAGGTCGCCGGCGAACAGCGCCGACTCCTCGCCGCCCTCGCCGGACTTGACCTCGAGGATCGCGTCCTTGTCGTCGGTCGCCTCACGGGGAACGAGCAGGTGGCGCAGCCGCTCCTCGGCGACCGCGCGCTGCGCGAGCAGCGCCTCGACCTCCTGGGCGAAGGCCGGGTCCTCCCCCGCGAGCTCCTGGGCCGCACCCACCTCGTCGCCGAGGTGCAGCCACTCGCGCCAGGCGCCGATCACCGCGGAGAGCTGCGCGTACCGCTGGTTGAGTCGCTTGGCGAGCCGGGCGTCGGCGTGCGTCTCCGGCGCGCCCAGCTGGGCCTCCAGCGCGGCGTGCTCGGCGAGCATGCCCTCGACGGCCTCGAACACGGGGGCTCCTCTGGTCGTACGGCGAGACGGACAAATGACGAACGCCGGTCCCCGCCCGTGGGCAGGAACCGGCGCTCGGGGACAGCTACTTCTTGGCTGCCTTGGCGTAGCGGGCCTCGAACCGGGCGACGCGGCCGCCGGTGTCGAGGATCTTCTGCTTGCCGGTGTAGAACGGGTGGCACTGCGAGCACACGTCGGCGTGGAGCTTGCCGGACGTCGCGGTGCTGCGGGTGACGAACGACGCGCCACAGGTGCAGGTCACCTGGGTGTCGACGTACGCGGGGTGGATGTCCTTCTTCATGTCCTTTGTCCTCTCAGTCGCCGGGTCGTCGCCGCGCGGTGCGGACGCCGTGAACCGGAACCAGCACTGCAGTGTGCCACCTCTGGAAACACCGGGGTAATCGGCGGCATTCCCGGAGGTCTACTGGGACCGCGACAGCAGCGCCTCGACCCGCGAGGCGAGCTCACGGGGGCTGAACGGCTTGGTGATGTAGTCGTCGGCGCCGGAGTCGAAGCCGGTCTCGACGTCGGACTCCTGCGCCCGGGCGGTGAGCAGGATGACCGGCAGGTCGGCGAGGCTCGGGTCGGCCCGGATGACGCGGATGGCGTCGAGCCCGGAGACCCCCGGCATCATCACGTCGAGCACGGCCAGGTCGGGCCGCTCGGCCTGGCAGGCCTCGATGGCCGCCTGGCCGTCCGAGACGGCCGTGATGTCGTGCCCGAGCGTCGAGAGCTTGAACTCCACGAGCTCGCGGATGTCGACGTCATCGTCCGCGACCAGGATCCGTGCCACCTATTTTCCTCCTGCCATGATCCCCGCGGGCAGCGCCCGCGATGGTCTTGCCGCAGCCTAGCCGCAAGCCGCCGTCGTCCGGTCCACAACGCAACTCTCAGTCGTCGCCGCCCACGGTCGGCGTGCTCTTCTGCACCTGGGTGAGGAACTCGTAGTTGCTCTGCGCCTTCCGCAGCCGCTCCAGGAGCAGCTCCAGCGCCTGCTGGCCGTCGAGGTTGGCGAGCACCCGGCGCAGCTTCCAGACGATGGCGAGCTCCTCCTTCGACAGCAGCAGCTCCTCGCGACGGGTGCCGGACTGGATCGGGTCGATGGCGGGGAAGAGCCGCTTGTCCGCGAACTCCCGGCGCAGCCGGATCTCCATGTTGCCGGTGCCCTTGAACTCCTCGAAGATCACCTCGTCCATCTTCGAGCCGCTCTCGATCAGGGCGGTCGCCAGGATCGTCAGCGAGCCGCCGTTCTCGATGTTGCGCGCGGCCCCGAAGAACTTCTTGGGCGGGTAGAGCGCCGCGGAGTCCACGCCGCCGGAGAGGATCCGGCCGCTCGCCGGCGCGGCCAGGTTGTAGGCGCGCCCGAGCCGGGTGATGCCGTCGAGGAGGACGACGACGTCGTGCCCGAGCTCGACGAGCCGCTTGGCCCGCTCGATCGCGAGCTCGGCCACCATCGTGTGGTCCGCGGGCGGCCGGTCGAACGTCGAGGAGATGACCTCGCCCTTGACCGAGCGCTCGAAGTCGGTGACCTCCTCGGGGCGCTCGTCGACGAGGACCACCATCAGGTGGCACTCGGGGTTGTTGGCCGTGATCGAGCTCGCGATCGACTGCAGGACCATCGTCTTGCCGGCCTTCGCGGGCGAGACGATCAGGCCGCGCTGGCCCTTGCCGATCGGCGCGACGATGTCGATGACCCGGCCGATCAGGTTGTCGTGGCCGGTCTCGAGGCGCAGCCGCTCCGTGGGGTAGAGCGGCGTCAGCTTGCTGAACTCGACGCGGTGGCGCGACGCGTCGGGCTCGGCCCCGTTGACGCTGTCGATGCGCACCATCGGGTTGAACTTCTCCTTGCGCTCCCCCTCGCGGGGCTGGCGCACCTGGCCGACCAGGGCGTCACCGCGCCGGAGGCCGTACTTGCGCACCATCGAGAGCGACACGTACACGTCGTCGGCGCCGGGCAGGTAGCCGCTGGTCCGCACGAACGCGTAGTTGTCGAGCACGTCGAGGATGCCGGCCGCCGGCACCAGGACGTCGTCCTCGAGGATCGTGGTGTCGGGCTCGTTGCGCCCGCTGCTGCTCACCGGCTGCCCCGGGCGGGGACGCTCGCGGTCCCGCCCGCGACGGCGGCGGTTGCGGCCGCGGCCATCGGCGTCGTCGGCGGCGTCCCGCTCCTGCTGCTGGCGCTCCTGCTCCTGGTCGCGCCGCTGGTCCTGGTCGCGCTGCTGCTGGTGGCCCTGGCGGTCCTGCTGACGGTCCTGCTGACGGTCCTGCTGACGGTCCTGCTGGCGGTCCTGGTCCTGGTCGCGCTTGGCCTGCCGCTCGCGCTGCTGCTGGCGGTCCTGGTCCTGGTCACGCTTGGCCTGCCGCTCGCGCTGCTGCTGGCGGTCCTGCTCCTGGTCGCGCTTGGCCTGCCGCTCCTCGCGCTGCTGCTCGGCCTGGGCAGGCCGCTGGTCCTGCTTGGTGTCGGGCGCCTGGTCCTGCCCGGTGTCCTGCCTGGTGTCCTGCTCGGGCTGCTTCTCGCGCCGCTGGCGGGTGCGCCGCGGCTGCTGGGCCTGGGGCTCCGGCTGGTCCTGCTTCTCCGGGCGGTCCGCACGCTCCGACGCGGGCGCCGCGGCCTGCTGCTGCTCGGCGGGCTTGTCCTGGGCGGGCTTGTCCCGGGCGGGCTTGTCCTGGGCGGGCTTGTCCTGGGCGGGCTGCTCCGTCGTACGAGCCGGGCGGCTGCCGGCGGTACCGGCCTGCGCGGACTTGATCGCGTCGACGAGCTGCGCCTTGCGCATCCCGCCGGCGCCGGCGATCCCCATGCTCCCGGCGAGGCCCTTGAGGTCGGCGAGGAGCATGGAGTTCAGTCCCGCGCCGCGCTTCTTGGGCGCCGAGCCGGACGGCTCGGGAGCAGCGGACGAGGAGTCGATGGTCTCGGTCACGTGAGGTCCTTCCCACGTAAAGTGCCGTGCGCCCGGCGGGCGACACGGCTGCTGGTCGGACCCTCCCGCCGCCGTGCTCGAGGCACGCGGGGGTGTGCTGCGGTGTCCCGCACGGTGAAGGAGAGGGTGGGCACCCGGGGAACGTCCAGGAGGAGGTCCGGTGAGGTACCACGCCGAGCTGAGCGGCGCGGCGTCAATGTACCACCAGCTCCCCACCCGGCTGCGGACGACGGGCGGATGGCATTGTCCGCTGTCACGCGGTGTTCGCAGCTGTACCGCGGTGCTGCAGCACCGCACCACAGTGGTGGACACCGCGTGACAGCCGGTGGAGCGCGGCGGCGGCCGGTCAGCCGAGGACGACGGCGCCGCGCGGGTCGAGCCCGAGGCGGTGCACGGCCCAGCCCTCGGGGCAGCGTCCGACCAGCCGCTCGACACCGGTCACGTCGGTGCCGTCGACGAGCACCAGGACGGTGGGTCCGGCGCCGGAGAGACGACCGCGGCGTGCCCCTCGGCCCGCAGCTGCGCCACCAGGTCGAGGGTGGCCGGCATGGCCGGGCGGCGGTACGCCTGGTGCAGGAAGTCGCGGGTGGCGGCGAGCAGGTGCTCGGGCCGGCCGGCGAGCGCCGCGACCAGCAGGGCCGCCCGTCCCGCGTCGGCCGCGGCGTCGGCGTGCGGCACCTCGGCCGGCAGCAGCCCGCGGGCGACCTCGGTCGAGACCGGGTCGGGCGGCACGAACGCGACCGCGCCGAGCCGGGCGTCGACGGGCGAGCGGACGGCGTACCACTCCCCCGACTCGCGGCCGGAGATCACGAACCCGCCGAGCAGCGCGGGCGCGACGTTGTCGGGATGGCCCTCGAGGTCGGCGGCCAGCCGGAGCGCGGCGTCGTCGTCGAGCAGCCGGGCCCCGTCGGTCACCAGCGCACGGGCGAGCGCCACGCCCCCGACGATGGCGGCGGACGACGAGCCGAGCCCCCGGGCGTGCGGGACGACGTTCGCGCAGGTCAGGCGGAGCCCCGGCGGCTGGCCGCCGAGGACGTCGAACGCCGCGCGCAGGGCGCGGACGACCAGGTGCTGCTCGTCGAGGGGTACGGCGTCCGCCCCGGCGCCGCGGACCTCGACGACGAGGCCGTCGGGCAGCACCTCGCCCTCGAGCTCGTCGCGCAGGTCGAGCGCGAGGCCGAGCGAGTCGAAGCCGGGACCGAGGTTGGCCGAGGTGGCCGGCACGGAGACCCGGACGGGTCCGGTGACGAAGCCGGCGAGGGGATCGGGCATCGACGCGCTCAGGCGAGACCCGCGGCCTCGGCCGCGGCGGTCACGTCGGCGTCGACGACGGTGTCGACGAGCGCGCCGAACCCCTCGAGCGCGGTGACGGTGTCCTTGAGCCCGTGGCCGGTGACGGTGACGACCACCTGCTTGCCGGCGTAGGACTCCCCCGCGGCCAGCTGCTGGAGCAGCCCGGCGATCCCCGCGGCCGACGCCGGCTCCACGAAGACGCCGTCGTGGCAGGCCAGCTCGCGCTGGGCGGAGAGGATCTGGTCGTCGCTGACCGACTCGAAGGACCCGCCGGACTCGTTGCGGGCGGCCTCGGCCAGCTTCCAGGACGCGGGGTTGCCGATCCGGATCGCCGTCGCACGGGTCTCGGGGTCGGGGAACGGCTCGCCGGTCACCAGCGGCGCCGCGCCCTCGGCCTGGAAGCCGCGCATGACCGGCCGCTTGGTGGCGACCCCGAGGTCGGCGTACTGCCCGTAGCCGAGCCAGTACGCCGAGATGTTGCCGGCGTTGCCGACCGGCAGCAGGTGGTAGTCGGGGGCGTCGCCGAGGAAGTCGACGATCTCGAACGCCGCGGTCTTCTGGCCCTCGAGCCGCACCGGGTTCACCGAGTTCACCAGCGCGACCGGGTAGTCCCAGGCCAGGCCCTTGGCGAGCATCAGGCAGTTGTCGAAGTTGCCGCGCACCATGATCACCTGGGCGCCGTGCAGGATCGCCTGCGCCATCTTGCCGGCGGCGATCTTGCCCTCCGGCACCAGCACCAGCGGCTTGAGCCCGGCCTTCGCGGCGTACGCCGCCATCGACGCGGACGTGTTGCCGGTGGAGGCGCAGACGACCGCCTCGGCGCCGTCGTGCTTGGCGACCGAGATCGCGGCGGTCATGCCGCGGTCCTTGAACGAGCCGGTCGGGTTGTCGCCCTCGACCTTGAGCCAGACCTCGGCCCCGGTCAGCCCGGAGAGCCACTCGGAGTGGACCAGCGGGGTGCCGCCCTCGCGGAGCGTCACCGCGGCGGTGCCCGCGGGGATCTCCAGCAGGTCGCGGTACTCCTCGATCACCCCGCGCCACTGGTGGGTGCGGGTCGGCACGGCCGTGGTGCTCATTCGGCGTCTCCTTCGACGCGCATCACCGAGGTGACCTCGCGCACGATCTCCATGCCCCGCAGGTGGTCCACGGTGGCGCTCAGCTGGGCGTCGGTGGCCTCGTGGGAGACCACGACGAGCTGCGCGTCGAGGTCCCGGCCCTCCTGGCGGACCGTCTGGATGGACACGTCGTGCTCGGCGAAGGCCAGCGCGACCTGGGCCAGCACGCCGGCGCGGTCCTCGACGTCGATCGCCACGTGGTAGCGGGTGCGGGTCTCCCCCATCGGCAGCACCGCGCGGTCGGCGTACGCCGACTCCCCGGCGCCGCGGGTGCCGGCGAGGGTGTTGCGCGCGACGGTGACCAGGTCGCCGAGGACCGCGGACGCGGTGGGCGAGCCGCCGGCGCCCGGCCCGTAGAACATCAGCTGGCCCGCGGCCTCGGACTCGACGAAGACCGCGTTGTAGGCCTCGCGGACCGACGCCAGCGGGTGCGACCGCGGGATCATCGCGGGGTGCACCCGCACGGCGACCGCGTCCTCTCCCCCGGGCCCGGGGCGGAGCTCGCAGATCGCGAGCAGCTTGACCACGGCGCCCATGTCGCGTGCGGACTGCACGTCGGCGGCGGTGACCTCGGAGATGCCCTCGCGGTGCACGTCGGAGGCGGTGACCCGGGAGTGGAAGGCGAGCGAGGCGAGGATCGCGGCCTTGGCAGCGGCGTCGAAGCCCTCGACGTCGGCGGTGGGGTCCGCCTCGGCGTACCCCAGCTCCTGGGCCTCCTCCAGCGCCTCGGCGAAGCCGCTGCCGGCGGTGTCCATCTTGTCGAGGATGAAGTTCGTGGTGCCGTTGACGATGCCGAGCACCCGGGTGACCCGGTCACCGGCCAGCGACTCGCGCAGCGGCCGCAGGATCGGGATCGCGCCGGCGACGGCGGCCTCGTAGTAGAGGTCGCGGCCGTGCTTCTCCGCGGCCTCGAACAGCGTCGGGCCGTCCTCGGCCAGCAGCGCCTTGTTGGCGGTCACGACGCTCGCACCGTGCTCGAGCGCGGACAGGATCAGCGACCGCGCCGGCTCGATGCCGCCGATCACCTCGACGACCAGGTCCACGTCGTCGCGGGCGACGAGCGCCTCGGCGTCGGTGGTCAGCAGCCCGTCGGGCACCTCGACCTCACGCGTCGCGTCCAGTCGTCGTACGGCGACGCCGACGAGCTCGACCGGCGCGCCCACGCGCGCCGTCAGGTCCCCGGCCTGCTCCTGGAGCAGCCGCACCACCTGCGAGCCCACCGAGCCGCAGCCCAGCACCGCCACCTTGAGCGGCTTCGCGCCCTCCATCAAGAATCACCCATGTCCGTCGCGAGCAGGTCGTCCTCAGTCTCGCGGCGCACGAGGACGCGCGCCACGCCGTCCCGCACCGCGATCACCGGCGGCCGCAGTGCGTGGTTGTAGTTGGAGGCCATCGAGCGGCAGTACGCGCCGGTGCCGGGGACCGCGACCAGGTCGCCGGGGGCGACGTCGCCGGGCAGGAACTCGTCCTTGACCACGATGTCCCCGGCCTCGCAGTGCTTGCCGACCACCCGCGACAGCACCGGCGGCGCCGCGGAGGAGCGGGAGGCGAGCGTGCAGGAGTAGTCGGCGTCGTACAGGGCGGTGCGGATGTTGTCGCTCATCCCGCCGTCGACGGAGACGTAGGTACGCACCGCGCCCCCGTCGAGGCGGACCGGCTTGACCGTGCCGACGGTGTAGACCGTGCACATGGCGGGGCCGACGATGGCGCGGCCCGGCTCGATCGACAGGCGCGGCTCGGGGACGCCGAGCGCGCGGCACTCGTGCTCGACGATCTTGGTCATCTCGGTGGCCAGCTGCGCGGGGTCGGCGGGGTCGTCCTGGGTCGTGTAGGCGATGCCGAAGCCGCCGCCGAGGTCCATCTCGGGCATCGTCACGCCGAGCTCCTCGGAGACCCGCGCGTGCAGGGCGAGCACCCGCCGGGCCGCGACCTCGAAGCCGGAGGAGTCGAAGATCTGGCTGCCGATGTGGGAGTGCAGCCCGAGCAGGTCGATGCCCGGGGCCGCCTCCGCGCGGCGTACCGCCTCGAAGGCGTCGCCGGAGGTGATCGAGAAGCCGAACTTCTGGTCCTCGTGGGCGGTCGCGATGTACTCGTGGGTGTGCGCCTCCACGCCGGCGGTGACCCGGATCATCACGCGGGCGCGCAGCCCCGTCTCCGCGGTGATCATCTCGATCCGCTCGAGCTCCTGGAGCGAGTCGACGACGATCCGCCCGACGCCCACCGCGATCGCGCGGCGCAGCTCGGCGACCGACTTGTTGTTGCCGTGGTGGCCGATCCGGGCCGGGTCGAAGCCGGCCCGCAGCGCCACGCTGAGCTCGCCGTTCGAGCAGATGTCGAGGCTGAGCCCCTCCTCCTGCACCCACCGCGCGACGGCGGTGCACAGGAACGCCTTGCCGGCGTAGAAGACCTCGTAGGCCGAGAACGCGTCGCGGAAGGCGCGGGCCCGGGCCCGGAAGTCCGCCTCGTCGAGCACGTACGCCGGGGTGTTGTGCTCGGCGACCACGTCGGCCACCGCCGCCCCGCCGACGTGCAGCACGCCGTCGACCTTGTGCGCGGTCGAGGACCACAGGTGCGCCACGAGGGCGTCGGGGTCCTCCGGCTCGCGCAGCCACGACGGCCCCCGGAGGGCGCCGGGCGCGTGCGCCCAGCCGGCTTCGTGGGTCATCGGCCGGTCACATCCGCTCGGGCGCGGAGACCCCGAGCAGCCCCAGACCGTTGGCGAGGACCGTGCGCGTCGCCTGCACGAGCAGCAGCCGGGCCCGGTGCAGGTCGGTGGTCTCCTCGTCGCCCATCGGCAGCACCCGGCAGACGTCGTAGAAGCGGTGGTAGGTGCCGGCCAGCTCCTCGAGGTAGCGCGCCACCCGGTGCGGCTCGCGCAGCTCGGCCGCGCTGGCGACGACGCGCGGGAACTCCGCGAGGGCCCGCAGCAGCAGCCCCTCCTTCTCGTGCGTGAGCAGCTCGGGGTGCGACGCGGCCTCGACGCCCAGGTCGGTGGCGTTGCGCAGCAGGCTCGCGACCCGCGCGTGGGCGTACTGGACGGTGAAGACCGGGTTGTCGTTGGACTGCCGGGTGATCTCGGCGACGTCGAGCACCAGCGGGGAGTCCGCGGGGTAGCGCGCCAGCGAGTAGCGCAGCGCGTCGACGCCGATCTCGTCGGACAGCTCCTCGAGGGTCACCATCGTCCCGGCCCGCTTGGAGAGCCGGAGCTCCTCGCCGTCGCGCAGGATCTTGACCAGCTGCCCGATCAGGACCTCGAGCGTCTGGTCCGGGTCGTCGCCGACGCACGCCGCCATCGCCCGCAGCCGCCCGACGTACCCGTGGTGGTCGGCGCCGAGCATGTAGATGCAGCGGTCGAAGCCGCGCTCGCGCTTGTTCAGGTAGTACGCCGTGTCGGAGGCGAAGTAGGTCAGCTCGCCGTCGGACTTGATCAGCACCCGGTCCTTGTCGTCGCCGAAGTCGGTGGTGCGCATCCACAGCGCGCCGCCCTCCTCGTAGACGTGGCCGAGCTCCTTGAGGTGCGCGAGCGTCTCCGGGACCGAGCCGGACTCGTGCAGCGACAGCTCCGAGAACCACACGTCGAAGTGGGTGTTGAAGGCCTCGAGCTGCTCGCGCTGCTCGGCGAGCTGCAGCTCGTAGCCCTTCGCCCGCACCGCCGCCAGCCGCTCCTCGGCGGGGAGCGCGAAGATCCCGGGGCTGGCCGCCTCGACCGCCTTGGCCAGGTCGGCGATGTAGGCGCCGGCGTACCCGCCCTCGGGCGTCGGGTCCCCGAGGCCGGCCGCGATGATCGACTCGGCGAAGTGGTTCATCTGCACGCCGCGGTCGTTGATGTAGAACTCCCGGGCGACCTCGGCGCCGGCGGCCGCGAGCACCCGGGCGACCGCGTCGCCGAGCACCGCCCAGCGGGTGTGGCCGAGGTGGAGCGGGCCGGTCGGGTTGGCAGAGATGAACTCGACGTTGATCCGCTGGCCGGCCAGCGTCCGGGTGTGGCCGTAGGAGTCCCCCGCCGCGACGATGTCGGCCGCGACCAGGCCCTGGGCGCCCGCCTCGACGCTGATGTTGAGGAAGCCGGGGCCCGCGACCTCGACGCCGGCGATCCCGTCGGCGGCGCGCAGCTGCTCGGCGAGCAGCTCGCCGAGCGCCCGCGGGTTGGTGCCGGCCTTCTTCGCCAGCTGGAGGGCCACGTTGGTGGCGTAGTCGCCGTGGCCCTTCTGCCGCGGTCGCTCCACCGTGACCTCCGCGGGGACGCCGTCGGGCAGGGCGAGGACGCCCTGCTCGACGAGGGCCGTGAGGCCGTCGACGATGGTCGTGGAGAGCTGCGCGGGAGTCACCCCACCAGCGTATCGGCGGGGACCGGTTTCCCTCGCACGGACCAGGGCAGGTACGGTTCGACCGCGCTCACTGAGCGCTTGCCTCCGTAGCTCAGGGGATAGAGCACTGGTTTCCGGTACCAGGTGTCGCAGGTTCGAATCCTGCCGGAGGCACTCCTAGATCACCGGCCGATCCACCGGTCCGGACCCACGTCACGTGGGTCCGGAGACCGCCTCAGCAGCGCTCGATCGTCGCGTCCCGGCGCGCCAGGTCGCCGTACCGCCGCGCGGTGGTCACGTTCGGCAGCACCACGCTCGCGCCGCCCACGTTGCCGATGCTCCCCGGGAGCACGCAGCCGGTGATCCTGCCCGGGTCCACCTGGGCGACGGCCTGGGCCAGCCGGAACAGCTCGGCCGGCGGCAGGTCGGTGTAGAGGTGCTCCATCACGCTCAGCACGCCGCGCTCGATGAAGCCGCTCTCGTCGGCGCGCCCCCGCACCTTCGCGTGGATGCCGCGCAGCACGATCTGCTGGTTGGCGGAGCGGTCGAAGTCGCCGCCCGCCAGGGTCTTGCGGATCCGGGCGAAGGCCATCGCGTCGTAGCCGTTGAGGTGGATCCGGCCCGCGCGGAACCCGTCGTCCTTGAGGTTCACGTCGGAGAACGGCCGCGGGTTGCGGACCTCGATGCCGCCGATGTCGTCGACCAGGTCCTCGAAGAACGGGAAGCGGGTCACGAACACGTAGTCCGGCGTGATCCCCACCAGGTCCCCGACGGTCTCGCCGAGCAGCTGCGGGCCGCCGTACGTGAGCGCGGCGTTGACCCGGCTGGAGCCGTGGCCCGGGATCGGGACCCAGGAGTCCCGCGGGATGCCGATCGTCGTCGCGGCCCCCGTGCGGGTGTCCATGCCGACCAGCTGGAGGGCGTCGCCGCGGGTGCGGTTCATCTGCTCCCCCGGGCGTGCGTCGGAGCCGACGGCCAGGATCCACACCACGTCGGGGTCGACGTCGACCCCGGCCGCGCGGTCGACCTTGACCAGCGAGACCTGCTCGGAGTGCGGCGCCGAGTCGGGCACGACCAGGGCCGCCACCCCCAGCACGCAGGCCAGCGCCACCGTGCGCAGGGCCCGGCGGACCCGCTGACGTCCCAGGTAGGTCGTCGTGCCGCTCATCGGGTGCTCCCCCTCGTGTCGTTCTTGCCGTTGGTGGCGCCCCGGGGACCGACGGTGCCCGCGGAGAGGTCGTAGC contains:
- the thrC gene encoding threonine synthase, translated to MSTTAVPTRTHQWRGVIEEYRDLLEIPAGTAAVTLREGGTPLVHSEWLSGLTGAEVWLKVEGDNPTGSFKDRGMTAAISVAKHDGAEAVVCASTGNTSASMAAYAAKAGLKPLVLVPEGKIAAGKMAQAILHGAQVIMVRGNFDNCLMLAKGLAWDYPVALVNSVNPVRLEGQKTAAFEIVDFLGDAPDYHLLPVGNAGNISAYWLGYGQYADLGVATKRPVMRGFQAEGAAPLVTGEPFPDPETRATAIRIGNPASWKLAEAARNESGGSFESVSDDQILSAQRELACHDGVFVEPASAAGIAGLLQQLAAGESYAGKQVVVTVTGHGLKDTVTALEGFGALVDTVVDADVTAAAEAAGLA
- a CDS encoding homoserine dehydrogenase — protein: MEGAKPLKVAVLGCGSVGSQVVRLLQEQAGDLTARVGAPVELVGVAVRRLDATREVEVPDGLLTTDAEALVARDDVDLVVEVIGGIEPARSLILSALEHGASVVTANKALLAEDGPTLFEAAEKHGRDLYYEAAVAGAIPILRPLRESLAGDRVTRVLGIVNGTTNFILDKMDTAGSGFAEALEEAQELGYAEADPTADVEGFDAAAKAAILASLAFHSRVTASDVHREGISEVTAADVQSARDMGAVVKLLAICELRPGPGGEDAVAVRVHPAMIPRSHPLASVREAYNAVFVESEAAGQLMFYGPGAGGSPTASAVLGDLVTVARNTLAGTRGAGESAYADRAVLPMGETRTRYHVAIDVEDRAGVLAQVALAFAEHDVSIQTVRQEGRDLDAQLVVVSHEATDAQLSATVDHLRGMEIVREVTSVMRVEGDAE
- a CDS encoding LCP family protein translates to MSGTTTYLGRQRVRRALRTVALACVLGVAALVVPDSAPHSEQVSLVKVDRAAGVDVDPDVVWILAVGSDARPGEQMNRTRGDALQLVGMDTRTGAATTIGIPRDSWVPIPGHGSSRVNAALTYGGPQLLGETVGDLVGITPDYVFVTRFPFFEDLVDDIGGIEVRNPRPFSDVNLKDDGFRAGRIHLNGYDAMAFARIRKTLAGGDFDRSANQQIVLRGIHAKVRGRADESGFIERGVLSVMEHLYTDLPPAELFRLAQAVAQVDPGRITGCVLPGSIGNVGGASVVLPNVTTARRYGDLARRDATIERC
- the lysA gene encoding diaminopimelate decarboxylase, giving the protein MTHEAGWAHAPGALRGPSWLREPEDPDALVAHLWSSTAHKVDGVLHVGGAAVADVVAEHNTPAYVLDEADFRARARAFRDAFSAYEVFYAGKAFLCTAVARWVQEEGLSLDICSNGELSVALRAGFDPARIGHHGNNKSVAELRRAIAVGVGRIVVDSLQELERIEMITAETGLRARVMIRVTAGVEAHTHEYIATAHEDQKFGFSITSGDAFEAVRRAEAAPGIDLLGLHSHIGSQIFDSSGFEVAARRVLALHARVSEELGVTMPEMDLGGGFGIAYTTQDDPADPAQLATEMTKIVEHECRALGVPEPRLSIEPGRAIVGPAMCTVYTVGTVKPVRLDGGAVRTYVSVDGGMSDNIRTALYDADYSCTLASRSSAAPPVLSRVVGKHCEAGDIVVKDEFLPGDVAPGDLVAVPGTGAYCRSMASNYNHALRPPVIAVRDGVARVLVRRETEDDLLATDMGDS
- the argS gene encoding arginine--tRNA ligase; translated protein: MTPAQLSTTIVDGLTALVEQGVLALPDGVPAEVTVERPRQKGHGDYATNVALQLAKKAGTNPRALGELLAEQLRAADGIAGVEVAGPGFLNISVEAGAQGLVAADIVAAGDSYGHTRTLAGQRINVEFISANPTGPLHLGHTRWAVLGDAVARVLAAAGAEVAREFYINDRGVQMNHFAESIIAAGLGDPTPEGGYAGAYIADLAKAVEAASPGIFALPAEERLAAVRAKGYELQLAEQREQLEAFNTHFDVWFSELSLHESGSVPETLAHLKELGHVYEEGGALWMRTTDFGDDKDRVLIKSDGELTYFASDTAYYLNKRERGFDRCIYMLGADHHGYVGRLRAMAACVGDDPDQTLEVLIGQLVKILRDGEELRLSKRAGTMVTLEELSDEIGVDALRYSLARYPADSPLVLDVAEITRQSNDNPVFTVQYAHARVASLLRNATDLGVEAASHPELLTHEKEGLLLRALAEFPRVVASAAELREPHRVARYLEELAGTYHRFYDVCRVLPMGDEETTDLHRARLLLVQATRTVLANGLGLLGVSAPERM